Below is a genomic region from Fischerella sp. PCC 9605.
GCATCATCTTCAGTAAATGTGGAATTTAGCGGTCCCGGTGTCAAAACAACTCAGCAGACTAGTGGTAGTGGAATATTAAACTACACTCTCAATGTGAGTGTTTACTAGTTGGATTGCTCAGGCAGAAAGTCACCCTTGTGACTTACTCGGCAGCGGTACTAGTACAACGTGGCGCAAATAAAGCTACCATTACAAATTGACGAAAAGCCTATTTCATAAGCTTTTTGACTTTTGACTTTTGAATGCGTGACTTTTGACTTCCGCGCAGCGGTACTAGGCTTTAACCCGATTGATACATTCATCATACTTCAGATTGCTATAACAAAGTCCCGCACAAGGATGTCCTATCTACGAAGGCAATAACCACAGATGCTTGTGCGATCGCTCGTTCGCTAGCCCAAGCAGAATCGGTTTTGGGTAACGCAACAGCTGTAGCTGAATCTAAAACCCGTTGTTGAATCTAGCTTTCCTTCCTTTTACCAACTAGTTAGGGTTTTTGGTTCTCAAAATGTACTAGAGTGAAAAATGCATCTAGTAGCGTTAAGAATTTGACTGAATTACCTGTGCGGAAAATAGTAATTGCCGGAAACTGGAAAATGTATAAAACCCAGGCAGAATCCCAAGAGTTTTTAAAAGGATTTCTGCCCAGCTTGGAGGAAACTCCCCAAGATAGAGAAGTGGTATTGTGTGTCCCCTTCACTGATTTAAACCTTTTGTCCAAGAGTTTGCATGGTAGCCGCATACAACTGGGGGCGCAAAATGTCCACTGGGAAGATTGTGGAGCCTATACAGGTGAAATTTCCGGGCCGATGTTAACAGAAATTGGGGTGCGCTATGTAGTTATCGGTCATAGCGAACGACGACAATACTTTGGGGAAACGGATGAAACCGTAAATTTGCGCCTCAAAGCTGCTCAAAAAAATGGTTTAACCCCAATTTTGTGTGTAGGCGAAACTAAATTCCAACGAGATGCGGGAGAAACAGAATCACTGATTATCAGTCAGTTGGAAAAAGACTTAGTGGATGTGGATCAGGATAATTTGGCGATCGCTTATGAACCGATTTGGGCGATTGGTACTGGTGATACCTGTGAAACCACCGAAGCCAATCGAGTCATCGGTGTAATTCGCAGTCAACTCAAAAACCCTGGTGTGACGATTCAATACGGCGGTTCAGTTAAACCGAATAATATTGATGAAATCATGGCTCAACCGGAAATTGATGGTGTTCTGGTGGGAGGAGCAAGTCTAGAACCTGCGAGTTTTGCCCGGATTGTGAATTACAAGTAGAATTGGAACCACAAAGACACGAAGGCACGAAGAGTAAACACAAAGATAGTGCTTACAGATTTTTGTGCTGCTATTTCTTTCCTTTGAGTCTTAGTGTCTTTGTGTTTTTCTATTACTTAGAATTTTCAACTCATGCCAAGGTCAAGCAACTTAATTATTCGCGATCGCACCTTTGAATGGGGACAGCGGACTTATTTAATGGGCGTTTTGAATGTTACACCCGATAGTTTTAGTGATGGTGGACAATTCAATGCGATCGCTCCTGCTTTGGCACAAGCGCAAGCAATGGAAGCTGCTGGAGCAGACATTATTGATATAGGTGGTCAATCGACACGACCGGGAGCAGAGCAAATCTCACCTGCTGAAGAACTTGACCGTGTTTTGCCAGTATTGCAAGTGTTACGCCAAGAAATTCCCGTACCAATTTCTGTAGATACAACACGCTCGGAAGTAGCAACAGCGGCAGTGACAGCAGGTGCAGATATAGTTAACGATATTTCTGGAGGCACATTCGACCCGGAAATGTTGCCATCTGTAGCGAAATCAAATGTGCCAATTATTTTAATGCATATCCGTGGTATTCCACAGAACATGCAACAAATGACTGATTATCAAGATTTGCTGAGAGAGATTTATAATTTTTTGTTTAAGCAAATTGCGGCAGCAACAGCTGCGGGTATCAACCAGGATAAAATTATCATTGACCCTGGAATTGGCTTTGCCAAAAATTACGAGCAAAATATAGAAATTTTTCGCCGCTTGCCAGAATTGCGAAAAC
It encodes:
- the tpiA gene encoding triose-phosphate isomerase, translated to MRKIVIAGNWKMYKTQAESQEFLKGFLPSLEETPQDREVVLCVPFTDLNLLSKSLHGSRIQLGAQNVHWEDCGAYTGEISGPMLTEIGVRYVVIGHSERRQYFGETDETVNLRLKAAQKNGLTPILCVGETKFQRDAGETESLIISQLEKDLVDVDQDNLAIAYEPIWAIGTGDTCETTEANRVIGVIRSQLKNPGVTIQYGGSVKPNNIDEIMAQPEIDGVLVGGASLEPASFARIVNYK
- the folP gene encoding dihydropteroate synthase, encoding MPRSSNLIIRDRTFEWGQRTYLMGVLNVTPDSFSDGGQFNAIAPALAQAQAMEAAGADIIDIGGQSTRPGAEQISPAEELDRVLPVLQVLRQEIPVPISVDTTRSEVATAAVTAGADIVNDISGGTFDPEMLPSVAKSNVPIILMHIRGIPQNMQQMTDYQDLLREIYNFLFKQIAAATAAGINQDKIIIDPGIGFAKNYEQNIEIFRRLPELRKLNCPILVGPSRKSFIGRILNQPDPKARVWGTAAACCAAIFTGADILRIHDVKEMRDVCLVADAIFRKSSSVLPVD